The DNA window CCAAAATCTTTCAAAAAACCATGAGGTTACTGTTCTTCAACCCAACCCTTCAAATTTAAGGGCTGAAGAAACTAATAATGGTTTCAAAATAATCAGGGTTTCATCGGCACTCGACAACACCAAATATTTCTACGGTCTGAATTTTGAGATATATAAATATCTTAAAAATCATTACAAGGACTTAAATCCAGACATAGTTCATGTACATGGATATCATCACTTAATGCCAATAGAATCAATTCATATAATAAAAAGGATGGATCCAAACGTACCCATTATATTCTCACCCTACTTAGATGTTGCCAGGGGAAGGTTAGCAGGTAAATACTTGTGGAATCTCTACAACATTTTTGCAAGGCCTGTTTTTTCTAAATCTGTTAGCATAACTTCCTGTTCAAATTTTGAATCTGCAAACATCCAGAACATAGGTGTTGAAAGGGAGAAGATCACTGTAATTCCACTTGGAGTGGATGAAATCAACCTTAAAAAAGATAGAAAGGATAAAAATTCAAAGAAAACTATAAACCTCCTTTACACGGGTCATATAATACCTAGAAAAGGTGTTGATTACATATTAAAAAGTTTACATAGTCTGGTACATAAAAAAGGTGCAGATAATGTGGTTCTCACAGTGGTTGGTGATGGTCCTGAAAAAAATAAATTGATCAAAATGGCAGATGAACTGGAAATTGCAGATCATATAAATTGGATGTCTTTTTTGTCCAGAGAAGAATTAATAGACCTCATCAGGGAATCTGACATATACATGCTTTTATCACGTTCTGAAGCCTATGGAATAGCTGTTGCTGAAGCATTAGCAATGGGAACTCCGTGTGTAATATCTAACAGCACGGCATTAACAGAATTTTCCAATGAAATTGGTTGTTATGCAGTTGATTATCCTCCTGTTCCAGACGATGTTGCAGACACTGTGCTAAAAATATATGCAGAAGATAGGGGTGTTGGACCATTATCTGACAGGATCCGAACTTGGAACGAAGTTTCTAAAGATTATGAAAACCTGTATCAATCTGTGGTCTCTGCCAACAAAATCGATAAATATCAATAAAAAATATTTGGGAAGCATAGGAATGTTAGAAACTAAAAGAATAGTGAATTGGTTGTGGATTATCCCAGGAATAGTTGCGTTTTTCATTGCACTCATTCCAACCATAGCCAATCAATGGCCATTAACATTGGATATTTATACGCATATACATTTAGCTCAGGTTTACAGTCATTACGGACTCACATTAATAGATCCAACCACCAATCCTCCTGCAGGAACTCCAATAGCTTACCCCCCACTTTTCAGTTTGATCTTGATGGCATTGGCAGCGATATTTAAAGCAGATTAT is part of the Methanobacterium lacus genome and encodes:
- a CDS encoding glycosyltransferase family 4 protein gives rise to the protein MKVLLVNYLETTFPGGISKTVNELAQNLSKNHEVTVLQPNPSNLRAEETNNGFKIIRVSSALDNTKYFYGLNFEIYKYLKNHYKDLNPDIVHVHGYHHLMPIESIHIIKRMDPNVPIIFSPYLDVARGRLAGKYLWNLYNIFARPVFSKSVSITSCSNFESANIQNIGVEREKITVIPLGVDEINLKKDRKDKNSKKTINLLYTGHIIPRKGVDYILKSLHSLVHKKGADNVVLTVVGDGPEKNKLIKMADELEIADHINWMSFLSREELIDLIRESDIYMLLSRSEAYGIAVAEALAMGTPCVISNSTALTEFSNEIGCYAVDYPPVPDDVADTVLKIYAEDRGVGPLSDRIRTWNEVSKDYENLYQSVVSANKIDKYQ